The following are encoded in a window of Impatiens glandulifera chromosome 5, dImpGla2.1, whole genome shotgun sequence genomic DNA:
- the LOC124937819 gene encoding RNA polymerase sigma factor sigB, whose amino-acid sequence MSFLLPPFKCPPEAFSITLRTHHNPCTQLSKGKEPTCLRTQCVFSTVAPVASATMTSVLDMEKLWVSLESQSRHVVADKPLTYIGITGPPSQVNLDATLASEEATIAAAAAEAVALAKAALRVAKDAALMVGNKSKISGEHTVDFDRVHPKTTHEIAVLGDPISSEHVWWKDSLLQIPIKESHNGLEPTEKELEHLEEQMSESKTVRSSRQTERKERRTRAVGKASVNVVSVKSGSSSRRKRAPAQEIDYSDPLRYLRATTGSSKLLTATEEHDLSEGIQVLLKLEKLQEELVERFGGQPTFAQWAAAAGIDQKTLRERLSYGVLCKDKMIKSNIRLVISIAKNYQGVGMNLQDLVQEGCRGLLRGAEKFDASRGFKFSTYAHWWIKQAVRKSLSDQSRTIRLPFHMVEATYRVKEARKQLFSENGRYPANEEVAEATGLSMKRLEAVLMTPKAPRSLDQKIGINMDLKPSEVISDPEAETSEEILIKQFMREDLKKVLDTLNPREKQVVRWRFGLEDGRMKTLQEIGELMGISRERVRQIESCAFRKLKNKRRTKQLQQYLVS is encoded by the exons ATGTCTTTCTTGCTTCCACCATTCAAATGTCCACCCGAAGCCTTCTCCATAACTCTCAGAACTCACCACAACCCCTGCACTCAATTAT CAAAAGGTAAAGAGCCTACATGTCTCCGAACACAATGTGTTTTCTCCACGGTAGCTCCAGTAGCATCAGCTACAATGACCTCGGTTCTTGATATGGAAAAGTTATGGGTTTCATTGGAAAGTCAGTCTCGCCATGTTGTTGCAGATAAACCTTtgacatacattgggataacagGGCCACCTTCTCAG GTAAACCTTGATGCAACTCTTGCTAGTGAAGAAGCTACTATAGCAGCTGCAGCTGCAGAAGCAGTTGCTCTAGCGAAAGCGGCTCTTAGAGTTGCAAAAGATGCAGCTTTGATGGTTGGAAACAAATCCAAAATATCTGGAGAACATACTGTGGATTTTGATAGAGTTCATCCAAAAACAACACATGAAATTGCTGTTTTAGGTGATCCCATTTCATCTGAACATGTATGGTGGAAGGACAGTCTGCTTCAAATTCCCATTAAAGAATCTCACAATGGGTTGGAACCTACTGAAAAAGAGCTTGAACATCTTGAGGAGCAAATGTCTGAAAGCAAAACTGTCAGGTCCTCACGTCAAACTgaaagaaaggaaagaagaaCTAGAGCAGTTGGAAAAGCGTCCGTTAATGTTGTGTCTGTAAAGAGCGGCTCTTCAAGCAGAAGAAAGCGTGCTCCAGCTCAAGAAATAGACTACTCTGACCCTTTACGTTACTTGAGAGCTACTACAGGTAGCTCTAAACTTCTAACAGCTACTGAAGAACACGATTTGTCAGAAGGAATTCAG GTACTATTGAAATTGGAAAAACTGCAAGAAGAACTTGTAGAACGATTTGGGGGGCAACCCACATTTGCACAATGGGCTGCAGCAGCTGGCATTGATCAAAAAACATTGAGAGAGCGTTTAAGCTATGGTGTTCTTTGCAAAGATAAAATGATCAAAAGCAACATACGGCTCGTTATTTCCATTGCTAAAAACTATCAAGGAGTTGGGATGAATCTTCAAGATCTTGTTCAGGAAGGATGTCGAGGCCTTCTTAGAGGTGCAGAAAAATTCGATGCTTCAAGAGGTTTTAAGTTCTCTACCTATGCTCATTGGTGGATCAAACAAGCTGTTCGGAAATCCCTCTCCGATCAGTCCAGAACTATTCGCCTACCA TTCCACATGGTTGAGGCAACTTACAGAGTGAAGGAAGCGCGAAAACAATTGTTTAGCGAAAATGGAAGATATCCTGCTAATGAAGAGGTTGCAGAAGCAACCGGCCTCTCAATGAAGAGGCTCGAAGCCGTACTAATGACCCCTAAAGCTCCAAGATCGCTTGACCAAAAGATAGGCATCAACATGGATCTCAAGCCTTCG GAAGTGATTTCAGATCCAGAGGCGGAAACATCTGAGGAAATATTGATAAAGCAGTTTATGAGGGAGGATCTGAAAAAAGTACTCGACACCCTGAACCCTAGGGAGAAGCAGGTGGTTAGATGGCGGTTTGGACTTGAAGATGGAAGGATGAAGACATTGCAGGAGATTGGGGAACTGATGGGGATAAGCAGAGAAAGAGTAAGACAAATAGAATCATGTGCATTCAGAAAGTTGAAGAACAAGAGGAGAACTAAACAATTGCAGCAATATTTGGTTTCATAA